The following proteins are encoded in a genomic region of Mahella australiensis 50-1 BON:
- a CDS encoding DnaD domain-containing protein, translated as MRKRILNPEFFTDSDIVSNLDFAGRLFYEGLWCVADDSGCLSLDALSLKMKIFPGDNIDISTIQKYVDILVKIGKIIPYEVDGKQYGWVKNFCKHQHLDRPSPPTVPLPPFIIWHGDTKERHKWYYEVLDTSQNQQRQFDDLSSTSQRTYNDYDTIEKKRIEKKRKEVEVEVNRVVDDEKETLPQPQLDIAIPLSAKLDDSGFKKVASFYEHNFGTLLSPVQAERLSAFLEDGMDPDLVTEIMGITIMGNIYDLRYAEKTLTNLETQGIFTLQQYKEHEAKRELAKKKASGVDSRAAPDNVYSAYNNFTEAIT; from the coding sequence ATGCGCAAGCGTATACTTAACCCAGAGTTTTTTACAGATTCTGATATAGTATCCAATCTTGATTTTGCTGGAAGATTATTCTACGAAGGCTTATGGTGTGTAGCCGATGATTCTGGCTGCTTATCTTTAGACGCCTTATCCCTGAAAATGAAAATATTCCCGGGGGATAATATTGATATTAGCACTATACAAAAATATGTAGATATACTTGTAAAAATCGGCAAGATAATTCCTTACGAAGTGGATGGCAAACAATACGGATGGGTAAAGAACTTTTGCAAACATCAGCATTTAGATAGGCCATCACCGCCCACAGTACCCTTACCACCATTTATCATATGGCACGGCGATACAAAAGAACGCCACAAATGGTATTACGAAGTACTGGACACATCTCAGAATCAGCAACGACAATTCGACGACTTGTCGTCGACAAGTCAACGAACATACAACGACTATGACACGATAGAAAAGAAAAGAATAGAAAAGAAAAGAAAAGAAGTGGAAGTGGAAGTGAATAGAGTTGTCGATGACGAAAAAGAAACACTACCACAACCACAATTGGATATTGCTATTCCTTTAAGCGCAAAACTAGACGATAGTGGCTTTAAGAAGGTAGCCAGCTTTTATGAACATAACTTTGGCACGTTATTATCACCGGTCCAAGCAGAACGATTATCAGCGTTTTTAGAAGATGGCATGGATCCAGATCTAGTTACCGAAATTATGGGAATTACCATAATGGGCAATATTTATGACTTGCGATATGCGGAAAAAACACTTACAAATCTTGAAACGCAAGGGATATTCACATTGCAGCAATACAAAGAACACGAAGCTAAACGTGAACTAGCTAAGAAGAAAGCTAGCGGTGTGGATAGTCGCGCAGCACCAGATAATGTTTATTCAGCCTATAACAACTTTACGGAGGCGATAACATGA
- a CDS encoding replicative DNA helicase, whose product MIQAIEAEQEVLAAILLEPNLAVYLDELEESYFNDNANLDLFKTMLDIYKQGKPVNTVTVAAAKRELVGHALKITGDAFVAGFEQHLQVLKDAATMRQAYLQAQKIANMAEKMDDANEVLSYALNVFNGLVPSDKKAEDFKDVVLQTLEEIEDRYRNRDKKEYYMNSLSAFNIMTAGLHRSEFHIIAARPSVGKTAFALQLAEDIARNGVKVLFFSREMSKTQLVERMIARRTGVGHWNIRTGNLNDDDWEKLSALGLPLGTLPLVIDTESATVEDMKLKAMSMPDVGLIVIDYLQLVSTKRRYDSRSLEVGHISRELKELSMKMNIPVVALAQINRDAANKRPGLENLAESGKLEQDADNVYFLHRPDEQPLWQEKKLLYIELIAAKQRQAPIGMMTIIFNPDWQAFYDLDKTRENSQEEEIKSHERRENAGNHKRAYGSRGIG is encoded by the coding sequence ATGATACAGGCGATTGAAGCAGAGCAAGAGGTTTTGGCGGCGATACTATTAGAACCCAATTTAGCTGTATATCTTGATGAGCTGGAAGAAAGTTATTTTAACGATAATGCCAATTTAGACCTGTTCAAGACGATGCTTGATATATATAAACAGGGAAAGCCAGTTAACACTGTAACAGTTGCAGCAGCCAAACGCGAATTAGTAGGTCACGCGCTTAAGATTACCGGCGATGCCTTTGTTGCCGGATTTGAACAGCACTTACAAGTATTGAAGGACGCAGCCACAATGCGGCAAGCGTACTTGCAAGCGCAAAAAATAGCAAACATGGCAGAAAAAATGGACGACGCAAACGAGGTCCTTTCATATGCGCTCAATGTATTTAATGGGCTGGTGCCGTCAGACAAAAAAGCAGAGGATTTTAAAGATGTCGTGTTGCAGACGTTAGAAGAGATAGAGGACCGGTACCGGAACAGGGATAAAAAAGAATACTATATGAATTCGCTGTCTGCTTTCAATATCATGACGGCGGGGCTGCACAGATCCGAGTTCCATATCATAGCCGCCCGGCCAAGCGTAGGCAAAACTGCTTTCGCATTGCAACTGGCTGAGGATATAGCGAGAAATGGAGTAAAAGTATTATTCTTCAGTCGGGAAATGAGCAAAACGCAGCTTGTTGAACGTATGATAGCGCGGAGGACAGGCGTTGGCCATTGGAACATCAGGACAGGCAATTTAAACGATGACGATTGGGAGAAATTATCGGCATTAGGGTTGCCGCTTGGCACTTTGCCGCTTGTCATTGATACCGAGAGCGCAACTGTTGAGGATATGAAGCTTAAAGCCATGAGCATGCCCGATGTAGGGCTGATAGTTATAGATTACTTGCAGCTAGTTAGCACTAAAAGGCGGTATGATTCAAGGTCGTTGGAAGTAGGCCATATCAGCCGCGAGCTAAAAGAACTGAGCATGAAAATGAACATACCGGTAGTGGCATTGGCGCAGATAAACAGAGACGCGGCTAATAAGCGCCCGGGGCTTGAAAATCTGGCTGAAAGCGGCAAACTTGAGCAAGACGCGGATAATGTGTATTTTTTACATAGGCCAGACGAACAACCGCTATGGCAGGAGAAGAAACTGCTATATATCGAACTTATAGCGGCCAAGCAGCGGCAGGCGCCAATCGGAATGATGACGATTATCTTTAATCCAGACTGGCAAGCATTTTATGACCTGGATAAAACCAGGGAAAATTCGCAAGAAGAGGAGATTAAAAGTCATGAGAGAAGAGAAAATGCTGGAAATCATAAACGAGCTTACGGTTCACGCGGCATTGGTTGA
- a CDS encoding DUF1492 domain-containing protein, producing MGVVPKWVFRCIEHYLYNYFDEKRQLEHDKQDIIESSPPELEPGGNGKSRHGDPTAIKGIKVSSGDIRMRELWLSIVDDILADYRGTEYEALIQKRYFDQLGYTQICMELNISQPTFFRWRNEIVEHGINLAISKGLVRYNDLRRKDI from the coding sequence ATGGGCGTAGTGCCAAAATGGGTATTTAGATGTATTGAGCATTATCTTTATAACTACTTTGACGAGAAACGGCAGCTAGAGCATGATAAGCAGGATATAATCGAAAGTTCGCCGCCGGAACTTGAGCCTGGAGGTAACGGCAAAAGCCGGCATGGAGATCCGACAGCGATTAAAGGTATAAAAGTATCATCTGGCGATATACGTATGAGAGAGCTATGGTTGAGCATTGTAGATGATATTTTGGCTGATTATCGCGGAACTGAATATGAAGCGTTGATACAGAAGAGGTATTTTGACCAGCTCGGCTATACTCAGATATGTATGGAGCTCAATATATCGCAGCCGACATTTTTCAGATGGCGTAATGAAATTGTAGAACATGGAATTAATTTGGCAATATCTAAAGGGTTAGTAAGATACAATGATTTACGCAGAAAGGATATTTAG
- a CDS encoding terminase small subunit: MTKKQQRFVEEYLIDLNATQAAIRAGYSVNTANEQGARLLANVSISKAIEKALAERSKRTGVSQDRIICELAKIAFVNAADVINMDDAMVRDDANREDTAAIASVKAKMVPTETGEIVEREVRMYDKLKALELLGKHLGMFKDKVDVNLDINLADILKQAWGQKAEDKNG; the protein is encoded by the coding sequence ATGACTAAGAAGCAACAACGGTTTGTTGAAGAATACTTAATCGATTTGAATGCAACACAAGCCGCGATTCGGGCGGGATATTCAGTTAATACAGCTAATGAACAAGGTGCAAGGTTGTTAGCAAATGTTAGCATTTCTAAAGCAATAGAAAAAGCACTTGCCGAACGGTCAAAAAGAACTGGTGTTAGTCAAGACAGAATTATCTGTGAACTTGCGAAAATTGCATTTGTCAATGCAGCCGATGTTATCAATATGGATGATGCCATGGTCCGCGACGACGCTAACCGAGAAGATACCGCAGCCATCGCCAGCGTAAAGGCTAAAATGGTGCCTACCGAAACAGGCGAGATCGTGGAACGAGAGGTTAGGATGTATGACAAACTCAAGGCATTAGAGCTCTTGGGCAAGCACCTCGGTATGTTTAAGGATAAAGTCGATGTAAACCTTGATATAAACTTAGCAGATATTTTGAAACAAGCGTGGGGGCAAAAAGCAGAGGATAAAAATGGATGA
- a CDS encoding DEAD/DEAH box helicase family protein, with the protein MDELVQGMVQYIKRPVLFVRNVLHAEPDDWQAETLQALADNPRVAVRSGHGVGKTALEAWALLWFLFTRPYPKIPCTAPTREQLHDILWAEASKWLERAPALKPYFEWQKTRIVQKQYPGRWFATARTSNKPENMAGFHEEHLLFIIDEASGIADNIFETIEGALTTSDAKLLMCGNPTKNSGVFHDAFFKDRSLYWTRKVSCLDSQRVTLEYAERLKRKYHEDSDVYRVRVLGEFPKAEPDTFISLDIVEAATMRDVEPDGVLEIGVDVARFGDDETVLAARAGLKLVYLKAYTKQDTMTTAGYAIALAKDLMKECGKPKCTIKIDDDGVGGGVTDRCREVVREEKLYIDVIDCHNGGAPEDKEHYENWGTEAWAYLRDLLQDEQAELINDEDLIGQLTTRKYRITSKGKIALESKDEMKRRGLMSPDRADAVVLAYAKATAGNYDPAAINILKGVRIYG; encoded by the coding sequence ATGGATGAGTTAGTCCAGGGAATGGTTCAATACATTAAAAGGCCTGTGCTATTTGTCAGAAATGTACTTCATGCTGAGCCGGATGATTGGCAGGCAGAAACACTGCAGGCTCTGGCGGATAACCCAAGAGTAGCTGTAAGGTCAGGCCATGGCGTCGGCAAGACAGCGCTTGAAGCATGGGCACTTCTATGGTTTTTATTCACAAGGCCATATCCAAAGATACCATGTACAGCGCCAACAAGAGAACAACTGCATGACATACTATGGGCGGAAGCGTCGAAATGGCTTGAGAGAGCGCCGGCCTTAAAACCATACTTCGAGTGGCAGAAAACAAGAATTGTCCAAAAGCAATATCCGGGGCGTTGGTTTGCAACAGCCAGAACGAGTAATAAACCAGAGAATATGGCGGGGTTCCATGAAGAACACCTGCTTTTTATTATAGATGAGGCCTCTGGTATTGCTGATAACATATTTGAGACCATAGAAGGTGCGCTTACAACGTCAGACGCAAAGCTGCTGATGTGCGGCAATCCGACCAAGAACAGCGGTGTATTCCATGATGCATTTTTCAAAGACAGGTCCTTATATTGGACAAGAAAAGTATCATGCCTTGATAGCCAAAGGGTTACGCTAGAATATGCGGAGAGGCTGAAACGAAAATACCATGAGGATAGCGATGTATATCGTGTCCGTGTCCTCGGCGAGTTCCCCAAAGCCGAACCTGATACATTTATATCGCTGGATATTGTGGAGGCGGCCACAATGCGAGATGTGGAGCCTGATGGCGTTTTAGAAATAGGTGTGGATGTCGCAAGATTCGGTGATGATGAAACGGTATTAGCTGCAAGAGCAGGATTAAAGTTGGTATATCTCAAAGCATACACCAAACAGGATACAATGACTACGGCAGGTTATGCCATAGCGCTAGCGAAGGACCTTATGAAAGAATGCGGCAAGCCAAAATGCACCATAAAAATTGATGATGATGGCGTCGGCGGCGGTGTTACGGACCGGTGCCGCGAAGTTGTGAGGGAAGAAAAGCTTTATATAGATGTAATTGATTGCCACAACGGAGGAGCGCCGGAAGATAAAGAGCACTACGAGAATTGGGGCACTGAAGCTTGGGCTTATTTACGAGATTTGTTACAAGATGAGCAAGCAGAATTGATTAATGACGAAGACCTCATCGGTCAGTTAACGACAAGGAAATATCGCATTACAAGCAAAGGCAAGATTGCATTAGAAAGCAAGGATGAAATGAAGAGGCGAGGACTGATGTCGCCTGACCGTGCCGATGCGGTGGTTTTGGCATATGCAAAAGCTACTGCGGGCAATTATGACCCAGCAGCTATAAACATATTAAAGGGTGTGAGGATATATGGCTAA
- a CDS encoding phage portal protein, which yields MAKPRWLNWATGEISKLRDLFSFTGWRLYTGTYTTAYKLDSSRVDYNKARELYNNTNDAYKLGAGFAKPIINTAVAFMGVPQFRSEDEDAQAVLDDFFGDNVSRMQQVHRNAMRDGDCFVWVTREETGEAALYPEAKTRLNFNIIPPEQVVQIIRSPITGLVLEYVLKAEHIWLDENDNTRRCIVTQHISKERRLVQITGDMPPDVQPGEEKNPWGFIPIVHFKNEGDETREFGQSDLEPVEPFLKAYHDVMLHAMQGSKMHSTPRLKLKLKDVSRFLANNFGITDPADFAAKGGTINLDGHELLIFQDEEDAGFIEVNSAIGDAKDLLQLLFYCIVDTSETPEFSFGVHTPSSLSSVKEQMPILVRRIARKREHFTEAWQRLARIVLAMTAQAEGKKFSTYATTLEWDDIDPRDGKDVAEELNSVSQALNTAIQGGFISIQAATDFLKNYITTMHDFISDDPEIPGERERIIQDRIMQARLEDGQLLQDEKNVIDNIINRQV from the coding sequence ATGGCTAAACCCAGGTGGCTTAATTGGGCTACAGGTGAAATATCAAAATTAAGAGATTTATTCAGCTTTACTGGTTGGAGATTATACACTGGGACTTACACGACAGCGTACAAGCTGGATTCAAGCCGAGTAGATTACAACAAGGCAAGAGAACTGTATAACAATACAAATGATGCATATAAGCTTGGCGCCGGGTTTGCAAAGCCGATAATCAATACTGCTGTGGCTTTCATGGGCGTGCCGCAGTTCCGCAGCGAAGATGAGGATGCGCAGGCCGTGTTGGATGATTTTTTTGGCGACAATGTTAGCCGTATGCAGCAGGTGCACCGTAATGCTATGCGGGATGGAGACTGTTTTGTGTGGGTTACGAGGGAAGAAACAGGGGAGGCAGCCTTATATCCTGAAGCAAAAACGAGGCTTAATTTTAATATTATTCCTCCAGAACAGGTGGTACAAATAATAAGGAGCCCGATTACTGGGTTAGTACTTGAATATGTGCTTAAGGCTGAACATATATGGTTAGATGAGAATGACAATACTCGTCGATGCATCGTTACACAGCATATCAGCAAAGAACGGCGATTAGTGCAGATAACCGGAGATATGCCACCAGATGTGCAGCCAGGTGAAGAAAAAAATCCTTGGGGATTCATTCCTATCGTTCATTTTAAGAATGAGGGAGACGAAACAAGGGAGTTTGGTCAATCGGATCTGGAACCGGTCGAACCGTTCTTAAAAGCGTATCATGACGTCATGCTACACGCTATGCAGGGTAGCAAGATGCATTCAACGCCACGACTGAAGCTTAAGCTTAAAGATGTTTCACGATTTTTAGCAAATAATTTTGGCATTACAGATCCGGCAGACTTTGCAGCAAAAGGAGGAACAATCAACCTTGACGGCCACGAACTTTTAATATTCCAAGATGAAGAAGACGCTGGATTTATAGAGGTTAATTCGGCTATAGGAGATGCGAAGGATTTATTGCAGCTCCTTTTTTATTGCATCGTTGATACTTCGGAAACACCGGAATTCTCTTTTGGTGTTCATACGCCAAGCAGTCTTTCGTCCGTCAAAGAACAGATGCCTATATTGGTGCGTAGGATTGCAAGGAAGAGGGAACACTTTACCGAGGCATGGCAGAGATTGGCTCGAATCGTATTGGCCATGACTGCCCAGGCTGAAGGTAAGAAATTCTCAACATATGCAACAACACTCGAATGGGACGATATAGATCCGAGAGATGGTAAAGATGTAGCCGAAGAGCTGAATTCGGTATCGCAGGCTCTTAACACAGCAATCCAGGGAGGATTTATAAGCATCCAGGCAGCGACTGATTTTCTCAAGAACTACATTACGACGATGCATGACTTTATCAGCGATGATCCCGAAATACCGGGTGAACGCGAGAGGATAATACAAGACAGGATAATGCAGGCGAGGCTGGAAGATGGACAATTATTACAAGATGAAAAGAATGTAATAGACAATATAATAAATAGGCAGGTGTAA
- a CDS encoding toxin glutamine deamidase domain-containing protein, whose protein sequence is MSLSGENARRIVKEIQDTAGDYGKWALEARKQYVDLRLRQDIEIRNLYIRSADRVAEQIRSYNAKGSGYLYKRHLQELEVSLRQEAERIAGDLTTKMEEYTQKSAAAGSGYSKAVLFDLVKQAGVDNIITEAGMQKLFGRVNTQAVEAIWARTKNGMKLSDRIWETSGKSRDTIRDLIQESVATGQDAVKTARMLERYVRGGANTLAAEYPNMMKRMKGRIPKDISYEALRLARTETTAAFGEGTISAARVTPSYKGMKWILSKAHPLEDICDTLATADGWGLGPGVYPPGEEPIYPAHPNDLCVLVPVHEQPEDFVKRLKQWVNVPDSEPDIEKWYNDIYKVGAKTGKSVAAGKTKDFTPDEIAGIKRGKPMTRDEADKGRPNPNYELNEAYKSNCQSCVVSYEARLRGYDVMARPYGADDIMDELATHTNLAWIDPVTGKHPEYIYDDKIDTAKKFLKFLEENVEKDKRYTLQFSWKGKSRMGHIVSLDRDENNLLRIYDPQCGKTYSGDIVGRYLQQIKYVQTVQGVKMPTRPKIMRIDDKEFNLDVVNRVLEGAK, encoded by the coding sequence ATGAGCCTGTCGGGAGAGAATGCGAGAAGAATTGTCAAAGAGATACAAGATACAGCCGGTGATTATGGCAAATGGGCACTGGAGGCGAGAAAGCAATATGTAGATTTGAGATTGCGCCAGGATATAGAGATACGCAATCTTTATATCAGGTCTGCTGACAGGGTAGCAGAACAGATACGTTCCTACAATGCTAAAGGTTCAGGTTATTTATATAAACGGCATCTGCAGGAGCTTGAAGTTTCACTTCGGCAAGAGGCTGAAAGAATAGCCGGCGATCTCACAACGAAAATGGAAGAATACACGCAAAAATCGGCGGCGGCTGGGAGCGGATACTCAAAAGCAGTGTTATTTGATTTGGTTAAACAAGCCGGAGTGGATAATATTATCACTGAGGCCGGTATGCAGAAATTATTCGGCAGAGTTAATACACAAGCAGTTGAGGCAATATGGGCAAGGACAAAAAACGGGATGAAGCTATCAGATCGCATATGGGAAACTAGTGGAAAATCCAGAGACACAATCCGCGATCTCATACAGGAATCGGTTGCAACAGGCCAAGATGCAGTCAAAACCGCCAGAATGTTGGAAAGATACGTTCGAGGTGGTGCAAACACATTAGCTGCTGAATATCCCAACATGATGAAACGAATGAAGGGAAGAATACCTAAGGACATATCATATGAGGCATTGCGTTTAGCGAGAACAGAAACAACGGCAGCGTTTGGAGAAGGCACGATATCAGCGGCCAGAGTCACACCAAGCTATAAGGGGATGAAATGGATATTAAGCAAAGCGCATCCATTGGAGGACATATGCGATACGCTTGCTACAGCAGATGGCTGGGGGTTAGGGCCTGGAGTATATCCTCCAGGTGAAGAGCCAATTTATCCAGCACATCCTAATGACTTGTGTGTTTTGGTACCAGTACATGAACAACCGGAGGATTTTGTTAAAAGGCTAAAACAATGGGTTAATGTCCCTGATAGTGAGCCTGATATTGAGAAGTGGTATAATGATATATATAAAGTTGGAGCAAAAACAGGTAAATCTGTTGCGGCAGGAAAGACGAAAGATTTTACACCAGATGAAATAGCTGGTATAAAACGTGGCAAACCGATGACGAGAGATGAAGCTGACAAAGGCAGGCCAAATCCTAATTATGAATTGAACGAAGCGTATAAATCGAATTGCCAATCCTGCGTTGTATCTTACGAAGCAAGACTACGAGGCTATGATGTTATGGCAAGGCCATATGGAGCAGATGATATAATGGATGAGCTGGCAACACATACTAATTTGGCATGGATTGATCCAGTAACCGGGAAACATCCGGAATATATATACGATGACAAAATAGACACAGCTAAAAAGTTTTTAAAATTTCTCGAAGAGAATGTGGAGAAAGATAAGCGGTATACGTTGCAGTTTAGTTGGAAAGGGAAGTCAAGAATGGGTCATATAGTGAGTCTGGATAGAGATGAAAATAATTTATTACGTATATATGACCCACAATGTGGAAAAACTTATTCAGGCGATATTGTTGGAAGGTATTTGCAACAAATTAAATATGTCCAAACAGTACAAGGCGTTAAAATGCCTACAAGGCCAAAGATCATGAGGATTGACGATAAGGAATTTAATTTAGACGTTGTGAATAGGGTACTGGAGGGAGCAAAATAA
- a CDS encoding DUF2190 family protein codes for MGRKVSDGLSVRVTVPASTVVEQGKFYVLDGFFGMAIQSVTTGAGETAPVILNIEQAEYETSQITTADAFSKGDKVYWNASTKLLTTQANADASGNPQNRPVGRVTVAKDANNVIWFVLGPQVQAHA; via the coding sequence ATGGGAAGAAAAGTTAGTGACGGGCTGTCTGTACGGGTAACAGTACCGGCAAGCACTGTTGTAGAGCAGGGTAAATTCTACGTTTTAGATGGCTTTTTTGGCATGGCAATACAGTCAGTGACGACTGGCGCCGGAGAGACTGCACCTGTTATATTGAATATAGAACAGGCGGAATATGAGACGTCACAGATTACGACTGCAGATGCCTTTAGCAAAGGCGATAAGGTGTATTGGAACGCATCAACGAAGCTGTTAACAACGCAGGCCAATGCGGATGCAAGTGGCAATCCACAGAATAGGCCAGTCGGCAGGGTTACAGTGGCGAAAGATGCTAATAACGTTATATGGTTTGTACTTGGGCCACAAGTCCAGGCACACGCTTAA
- a CDS encoding phage tail sheath family protein, producing the protein MAGGTWTASEPKVRPGFYINFQAAATAQIGGGPRGIVVMPVKANWGPVRQFVEITNEKELVDAYTASAANGATAYTEIRFALLGAPRKVLGYRLADASAAKASITLKDTAATPANVLTLTTKYETDRPFKVTVRENVVDANKYDIVLHEDTVLLYVFTFDKGASVADNAVAAINNDAGNKWITAAKVAAGNGSLALVSSQPFAGGNSGISGITNTDYTNALTEFEGITFNVLTLDGISDSSLQASIKEWVDRVRNDGKKALAVVGGSADDDQDVAAGNARSAGFNHEAIVNVTVGGMLDGISYSSAEIAPYIAGLIAGQKLNESITYHVTPFEDVTKKLTNSEVIASLQAGSLVLVNDGEKVIIEQGINTLTSLSEDQNNQWKKIRAIRVMDAINDDLLKAARDSYIGKVTNNDDGKVALISACKQYMEKLAADDVIMPDFTVQIDPQYHGEPPIAAPDEVYLYWEAAITDSMEKIYSTFIVR; encoded by the coding sequence ATGGCAGGTGGAACTTGGACTGCTAGCGAGCCGAAGGTAAGGCCGGGCTTTTATATCAATTTTCAGGCAGCGGCCACAGCACAAATAGGCGGCGGGCCGCGTGGCATAGTAGTCATGCCGGTTAAGGCAAACTGGGGGCCTGTACGTCAGTTTGTTGAGATAACAAACGAAAAGGAATTGGTTGACGCATACACGGCAAGCGCCGCTAACGGAGCTACAGCGTATACTGAAATACGGTTCGCGTTATTAGGTGCTCCACGGAAAGTATTGGGGTACAGGTTGGCTGATGCATCGGCAGCCAAAGCGTCAATAACGCTCAAAGATACCGCCGCTACTCCGGCCAATGTACTGACGCTTACCACAAAATATGAAACGGACAGACCTTTTAAAGTAACGGTCAGGGAGAATGTGGTAGACGCAAATAAATACGATATAGTTCTGCATGAAGATACTGTGTTATTGTATGTGTTTACATTCGACAAAGGCGCATCTGTAGCCGATAATGCAGTGGCGGCAATAAACAATGATGCGGGTAACAAATGGATAACAGCCGCAAAAGTAGCGGCTGGTAATGGATCGCTAGCGCTGGTATCTTCGCAGCCCTTCGCTGGTGGCAACTCAGGCATATCTGGTATAACTAATACTGATTATACTAATGCCCTAACAGAGTTTGAGGGCATAACGTTTAACGTATTAACGCTTGACGGAATAAGCGATAGTTCATTGCAAGCATCTATCAAGGAATGGGTTGACAGGGTGCGTAACGACGGCAAGAAAGCATTAGCAGTCGTGGGCGGTTCTGCAGATGATGACCAAGACGTAGCTGCTGGGAATGCGCGGTCTGCCGGTTTCAATCATGAAGCTATAGTAAACGTGACCGTTGGCGGCATGCTTGACGGAATATCTTATTCCAGTGCTGAAATAGCTCCGTATATAGCTGGGTTAATTGCCGGACAGAAGCTAAATGAAAGCATAACCTACCATGTAACGCCATTTGAAGACGTTACAAAGAAACTTACCAACAGCGAGGTTATAGCGTCACTCCAAGCGGGGTCGCTTGTATTAGTCAACGACGGTGAGAAAGTTATAATTGAGCAAGGTATAAACACGCTGACGTCGTTAAGCGAAGATCAGAATAACCAGTGGAAGAAAATCAGAGCCATCCGCGTAATGGATGCTATCAATGATGATCTGCTCAAGGCTGCACGCGACAGCTATATCGGCAAGGTAACCAATAATGATGACGGTAAAGTGGCGTTGATTTCCGCATGCAAGCAATACATGGAGAAATTAGCGGCGGACGATGTTATTATGCCGGACTTTACAGTGCAGATAGACCCGCAGTATCATGGAGAACCTCCAATAGCGGCGCCGGATGAGGTATATCTGTATTGGGAAGCGGCTATAACGGACAGCATGGAGAAAATCTACTCCACGTTTATTGTTAGGTAA
- a CDS encoding phage tail tube protein, with the protein MAYLEPDRTILGSYGEVYIDGELFANFNHLEATDNYNLITFNVAGKVRTQHKTGPIEGTGTLSGFKVTSRMLQMPHNSRFEIISKLADPEAYGYERVRFRSCRVSQRQWANWTSGEQVTEEVQFVYDDDPELLDPIVEV; encoded by the coding sequence ATGGCATATCTCGAACCAGATAGAACGATATTAGGCAGCTATGGCGAGGTGTATATTGACGGCGAGTTGTTCGCGAATTTCAATCATCTTGAAGCAACCGACAACTACAACTTAATCACATTTAATGTGGCTGGCAAGGTCAGAACGCAGCATAAAACCGGGCCGATTGAAGGCACGGGAACGTTAAGCGGTTTTAAGGTAACCAGCCGGATGCTGCAGATGCCTCATAACTCCAGGTTTGAAATCATATCGAAGCTGGCAGACCCTGAGGCGTACGGATACGAACGTGTCCGGTTCCGCTCGTGCAGGGTAAGTCAGAGACAATGGGCTAATTGGACATCAGGAGAGCAGGTAACCGAAGAGGTGCAGTTTGTATATGATGATGACCCGGAACTGCTTGACCCAATAGTAGAGGTGTAA
- a CDS encoding phage tail assembly chaperone, whose translation MGYEDMTDAQILEKLLNADEAPIPQRTVFIKRLGIPVVLQGISEKQLAALRNKYTYTIRGKRGGPDTKEFDSENFALALIAACAAKPNFKDEALLNKYKASGPEEVLKNIFLPGELDQLSNIVYELCGFDEGVEEIEEIKN comes from the coding sequence ATGGGATACGAAGACATGACGGATGCACAGATATTAGAAAAACTGCTTAACGCCGACGAAGCGCCTATCCCGCAAAGGACTGTTTTTATAAAGCGGTTAGGCATTCCGGTTGTGTTGCAAGGCATATCCGAAAAGCAGTTGGCAGCGCTCCGAAATAAATACACGTACACTATAAGAGGCAAAAGAGGCGGGCCGGATACAAAAGAATTCGACAGTGAGAATTTTGCGTTAGCGCTTATAGCGGCATGCGCAGCTAAACCGAATTTCAAGGATGAAGCGCTGCTAAACAAGTACAAGGCAAGCGGGCCTGAAGAAGTATTGAAAAACATATTCCTCCCAGGCGAACTGGATCAGTTGTCGAACATCGTATATGAGTTGTGCGGGTTCGACGAAGGCGTCGAGGAAATCGAAGAAATAAAAAACTAA